A genomic segment from Haladaptatus sp. R4 encodes:
- a CDS encoding HalOD1 output domain-containing protein yields the protein MENASSSQSELSIRTTRPDTESITAAVVTAVTEANGTKPATLLYEVIDPDALEDLYQHGSPEVSFEYIGYHVTIHSDRTVSVSAMDT from the coding sequence ATGGAGAACGCGTCATCGTCACAGTCAGAGCTATCGATACGAACGACACGTCCTGACACCGAGTCGATCACTGCTGCCGTGGTGACGGCAGTGACTGAAGCGAATGGCACGAAGCCTGCGACGCTCCTCTACGAGGTGATTGATCCTGATGCCCTCGAGGATCTCTATCAGCATGGCTCACCAGAGGTGAGCTTTGAGTATATTGGGTATCACGTTACGATTCATTCTGACCGGACGGTTTCTGTCTCTGCGATGGATACTTAG
- a CDS encoding propanediol/glycerol family dehydratase large subunit, translating into MKERENSEVQNTDTNQHKRSNRFKSLDEKPVNQDGFAKEWPEEGLIAMDSPNDPDPSVAVEEGEIVEMDGKQREEFDFIDFFIADYAINVEKAEEALAIDSVEFAQRLVDINIPREDIIELTTAMTPAKLAEVVNQMNTLEMMMALQKMRARKTPGNQGHCTSVKDHPVQIAADAAEAALRGFDEIETTVGVARYAPFNALAQQLGSQAGRGGVLTQCAVEEATELELGMKGLTTYAETVSVYGTESVFKDGDDTPWSKAFLASGYASRGLKMRFTSGSGSEVNMGQAEGKSMVYLESRCVLVTKGCGVQGLQNGGISCIAIPSAVPSGIRGVLAENLITTMVDLEVASGNDQTFSHSHKRQMARTFPQLVAGTDLIFSGYSTMPNYDDMFAGSNFDSYDYDDYNVVQRDLKVDGGLKPIAEEDAIAVRNTAARAIQVVFRELGFPQITDEEVEAATYGDGSDDMPDRDQAADLKAAEELMDGDITGLDIVEILAKHGFDDLAENMLNMLKQRISGDYLHTSAVIDGEFNVTSGVNDRNDYQGPGTGYRMSEERWEEIKDIRHAFDPKEI; encoded by the coding sequence ATGAAGGAGAGAGAGAATAGTGAAGTCCAGAATACAGACACAAATCAGCATAAGAGATCGAACCGGTTCAAATCACTCGACGAAAAACCGGTAAACCAAGACGGGTTTGCCAAAGAGTGGCCAGAAGAGGGACTAATCGCAATGGACAGTCCCAACGATCCAGATCCGAGTGTGGCTGTTGAAGAGGGCGAAATCGTCGAGATGGATGGAAAGCAGCGAGAAGAGTTCGATTTTATCGACTTCTTCATCGCCGACTATGCCATCAACGTGGAGAAAGCCGAGGAAGCACTCGCTATCGATTCGGTTGAGTTTGCACAGCGGCTCGTTGATATCAACATCCCGCGTGAGGATATCATCGAGCTTACGACTGCAATGACTCCAGCAAAACTGGCTGAAGTAGTGAACCAGATGAACACGCTGGAGATGATGATGGCATTGCAGAAAATGCGTGCTCGAAAAACGCCAGGCAACCAAGGCCATTGCACGAGTGTTAAAGATCATCCTGTACAAATCGCAGCTGACGCTGCCGAGGCGGCTCTCCGAGGATTCGACGAAATCGAAACTACGGTCGGGGTAGCTCGATACGCACCGTTTAACGCACTCGCTCAACAACTCGGAAGCCAAGCTGGGCGCGGCGGAGTACTCACTCAGTGTGCTGTCGAGGAAGCGACCGAACTCGAACTCGGGATGAAAGGCCTGACGACGTACGCTGAAACCGTCTCAGTGTATGGGACGGAATCGGTTTTCAAGGACGGTGATGACACTCCATGGTCGAAAGCGTTTCTCGCCTCGGGGTATGCTTCTCGTGGGTTGAAGATGCGGTTTACCTCCGGTTCCGGTTCAGAAGTGAATATGGGACAAGCGGAGGGAAAATCGATGGTGTATCTGGAGTCACGCTGTGTTCTCGTGACCAAAGGATGTGGTGTCCAAGGACTGCAAAACGGTGGAATTAGTTGTATCGCAATCCCATCCGCCGTGCCATCGGGGATTCGAGGTGTTCTTGCGGAGAACCTGATTACGACCATGGTCGACTTAGAGGTCGCATCAGGGAATGACCAGACGTTCTCCCATTCGCACAAACGCCAGATGGCACGGACGTTCCCACAATTAGTCGCCGGAACGGACCTCATCTTCTCCGGCTATAGCACCATGCCGAACTACGACGATATGTTCGCGGGATCGAACTTCGACTCGTACGACTATGACGACTACAACGTTGTACAGCGCGACCTCAAGGTCGACGGGGGACTGAAACCGATTGCGGAGGAAGACGCGATTGCAGTACGGAATACTGCCGCACGCGCGATTCAAGTCGTATTCCGAGAATTGGGCTTCCCACAAATCACCGACGAAGAAGTCGAAGCCGCGACGTATGGAGATGGAAGCGACGATATGCCGGATCGAGACCAAGCCGCGGATTTGAAGGCCGCAGAAGAATTGATGGACGGAGATATCACTGGGCTGGACATCGTGGAAATCCTCGCCAAACATGGTTTCGACGACTTGGCGGAGAACATGTTGAACATGCTCAAACAGCGAATTTCCGGGGATTACCTCCACACGTCTGCGGTCATCGATGGGGAATTCAACGTGACGAGCGGTGTGAACGACAGAAACGACTATCAGGGCCCTGGAACCGGCTATCGCATGAGCGAGGAGCGTTGGGAGGAAATCAAAGACATTCGGCATGCGTTCGATCCGAAAGAGATCTGA
- a CDS encoding propanediol/glycerol family dehydratase medium subunit — MSTETKTSRRQLRLEENGNAESGSESDEVVIAISPAFGESQTSTIVDIPLADVLRETMAGIEEEGLNSRLVRFIDTADLGNLGNRGAKLSGSGISVGIQSKGTALIHQADLLPLSNLELFPQAPLLDREKFRAIGKNAAKYAKGENPSPVTVENDPMARPKYQALAAVLHIKESKSIDETREPVELEAHFE; from the coding sequence ATGAGTACTGAAACCAAAACCAGTCGACGGCAACTTCGACTCGAAGAGAACGGGAACGCCGAATCGGGAAGTGAAAGTGACGAGGTCGTAATCGCAATCAGTCCAGCCTTTGGCGAGTCACAAACCTCGACGATCGTGGACATTCCGCTTGCGGATGTGCTTCGTGAGACGATGGCCGGAATCGAAGAGGAAGGTCTCAATTCGCGACTCGTTCGGTTCATCGACACCGCAGATTTAGGTAATCTCGGGAATCGGGGCGCAAAGTTGAGCGGGTCGGGGATCAGTGTCGGTATCCAGTCGAAGGGAACTGCCTTGATTCATCAAGCGGATTTGCTTCCGCTTAGCAATCTCGAACTGTTTCCGCAGGCACCGCTTTTAGATCGCGAGAAATTCAGAGCTATCGGAAAGAACGCAGCAAAGTACGCAAAAGGGGAGAATCCGTCCCCTGTCACGGTCGAGAACGATCCGATGGCCAGGCCGAAATACCAAGCACTCGCTGCGGTGCTCCACATCAAAGAGTCGAAATCGATCGACGAGACGCGAGAACCAGTCGAACTCGAAGCTCACTTCGAATAA
- a CDS encoding diol dehydratase small subunit, translating to MSDNNTTDEPSEYPLGKNPDQVETPTGKTMSDVTLESLADGDVDAADIRISAETLEKQATVAESAGRSQMKQNFQRAAELTEIPDERILEIYNALRPSGAEKETLLEIADELEDEYDAQINAELVREAAEVYETRGLY from the coding sequence ATGTCCGACAACAACACTACAGACGAACCAAGCGAGTACCCGCTCGGAAAGAATCCAGACCAAGTCGAAACACCGACCGGAAAAACGATGTCAGATGTGACGCTTGAGAGTTTGGCAGACGGCGATGTAGACGCAGCAGACATCCGCATTTCTGCAGAAACACTCGAAAAGCAGGCGACGGTCGCAGAATCTGCTGGTCGTTCGCAGATGAAACAAAACTTCCAACGAGCGGCCGAGTTGACCGAGATACCGGACGAACGCATCTTAGAGATCTACAACGCACTTCGACCGAGTGGAGCCGAGAAAGAGACATTGTTGGAAATCGCTGACGAACTCGAGGACGAATATGACGCACAGATCAACGCAGAACTCGTCCGTGAAGCGGCAGAAGTCTACGAAACGCGTGGACTGTACTAA
- a CDS encoding diol dehydratase reactivase subunit alpha, producing the protein MNYIAGIDIGNSSTEVGIIRHDQESKRFVASSLFRTTGLKGTTENVPGIVRALERGAENAGIAVDDLDLLLLNEAAPVIGDVAMETITETIITESTMIGHDPSTPGGIGIGTGTIVDITESQRAHSKDEDIIFRVPNEVDFADAAAIINEWVAQGFDIQGAILQKDDAVLVSNRCEIEIPIVDEVTEIDEVPLGQPAAIEVAASGQTIDTLSNPYGIATLFELSAEETQKIIPVARALVGNKSGVVIKTPEGDVEERSIPAGSLTVIGEDGSKSTVDTEDGAHVIRETVRNRRPLEDVTGESGTNIGGMLNRARTEMSEITNQDPDSIQIRDILAVDTIVPQAVKGAVAGEYRMENAVALASMVKTNRLPMEQIAGELTEELAVDVHIQGIEASMAVLGSLTTPGTDFPIAILDIGGGSTDAAYMNERKEIESIHLAGAGDLVTMLIDSELGLEDRKTAEEIKKHPAAKVETLFSIRHEDGTVDFLETAVDPELFGKVVLLQDDDGMEPIDTDHSLEEIRATRREAKEKVFVTNSKRALRQITPSLNIRHLPFVVMVGRSALDFEIPEMISNTLAEYGIVCGSGNIRKEQGPRNAVATGLVLSHIDGNSFLDFELPDELSTSITETVATDE; encoded by the coding sequence ATGAACTACATCGCAGGAATCGACATCGGAAATTCCAGTACCGAGGTTGGAATTATTCGCCACGATCAGGAATCAAAGCGGTTCGTCGCGAGCAGTCTCTTTCGGACGACTGGTCTCAAAGGGACGACCGAAAACGTGCCAGGGATCGTACGAGCATTGGAACGTGGTGCCGAAAACGCCGGAATAGCGGTGGACGACCTTGATCTCCTCCTGTTGAATGAAGCAGCACCGGTGATCGGCGATGTTGCTATGGAGACGATTACCGAAACGATCATCACCGAATCGACGATGATCGGCCACGATCCATCGACACCTGGCGGCATTGGAATCGGAACAGGAACCATTGTCGATATTACGGAGTCACAACGGGCTCATTCGAAAGACGAAGATATCATTTTCCGGGTCCCGAATGAGGTCGATTTCGCCGATGCGGCGGCCATCATCAACGAGTGGGTAGCGCAGGGATTCGACATCCAAGGGGCAATCCTCCAGAAGGATGACGCCGTACTCGTTTCCAACCGCTGTGAGATCGAAATACCGATCGTAGACGAGGTAACCGAGATCGACGAAGTACCGCTCGGTCAACCCGCTGCCATCGAGGTCGCAGCATCCGGACAGACGATCGACACCCTCTCGAATCCGTATGGCATTGCGACCCTCTTCGAGTTATCAGCGGAAGAAACACAGAAGATCATCCCGGTTGCACGGGCATTGGTCGGGAACAAATCCGGAGTCGTCATCAAGACACCGGAAGGGGATGTCGAAGAGCGGAGCATCCCAGCCGGGTCACTCACTGTAATCGGTGAGGATGGGTCAAAGAGTACCGTCGATACCGAGGATGGCGCACACGTGATTCGGGAAACGGTCCGTAACCGACGACCGCTCGAGGACGTTACCGGTGAATCCGGCACCAATATCGGAGGGATGCTTAACCGAGCCCGGACTGAAATGAGTGAAATCACAAATCAGGACCCCGACTCGATTCAGATCCGCGATATCCTCGCAGTGGATACGATCGTTCCTCAGGCCGTCAAAGGGGCAGTCGCTGGCGAATATCGGATGGAAAACGCTGTCGCGCTCGCCTCCATGGTCAAGACGAACCGACTACCGATGGAACAGATCGCGGGAGAACTAACAGAAGAGCTCGCCGTAGACGTCCACATCCAAGGAATAGAGGCATCGATGGCAGTGCTTGGATCACTAACGACGCCGGGAACGGACTTCCCGATCGCAATCCTCGATATCGGAGGTGGCTCCACGGATGCAGCATACATGAACGAGCGCAAAGAGATCGAATCGATTCACCTCGCTGGGGCAGGCGACCTCGTCACGATGCTCATCGATTCTGAACTCGGATTGGAGGATCGGAAAACTGCTGAAGAGATTAAAAAGCATCCAGCTGCGAAAGTGGAGACACTCTTCAGTATCAGGCATGAGGACGGCACTGTCGATTTCCTGGAAACTGCTGTCGACCCCGAACTCTTTGGAAAAGTAGTTCTATTACAGGATGACGACGGAATGGAACCGATCGATACGGACCATTCGCTAGAAGAGATTCGGGCGACACGTAGAGAAGCGAAAGAAAAAGTGTTCGTGACGAACAGTAAACGGGCGCTTCGTCAAATAACGCCGTCATTAAATATCCGCCATTTACCGTTCGTCGTGATGGTTGGCCGGTCAGCGCTCGATTTCGAGATTCCCGAGATGATCTCGAATACCTTAGCGGAATACGGAATCGTTTGTGGCAGTGGTAATATCCGTAAAGAACAGGGCCCGAGAAATGCCGTCGCCACTGGACTTGTGCTGTCGCATATCGATGGCAATTCGTTCCTCGATTTCGAACTCCCGGATGAGCTTTCGACATCGATTACCGAAACGGTGGCGACTGATGAGTAA
- a CDS encoding glycerol dehydratase reactivase beta/small subunit family protein: MSNTVPSLRPQILVYHHGGRCDVLDFVEYGIEEEGVPWQVERIPRDELLMVANMAAEDSRLGIGIAIGDGNPSRIVLQHERMPEEQPIFDLSSPTTTQARLLGANSARLAKRTPLKRIRE, from the coding sequence ATGAGTAATACTGTCCCATCCCTGCGGCCACAGATTCTGGTGTACCATCATGGCGGGAGATGCGATGTACTCGATTTCGTCGAATACGGTATCGAAGAAGAGGGGGTTCCCTGGCAAGTTGAGCGCATTCCGCGGGACGAACTTCTCATGGTTGCAAACATGGCCGCCGAGGATTCACGACTCGGCATCGGAATTGCGATTGGAGATGGAAATCCGAGTCGAATCGTTCTTCAACATGAACGGATGCCAGAAGAACAACCAATATTCGATTTGTCTTCACCAACGACTACACAAGCGAGGCTTCTTGGGGCGAACAGCGCCCGATTAGCAAAACGAACTCCGTTGAAGCGGATTCGTGAGTAG
- a CDS encoding heme-binding protein — protein sequence MDDALLASIDIAQNKAYSAVSLKMPTHELANASQPNESLFGIHSTNDDRIVIFGGGYPLRVDGDVVGAVGVSGGAVEEDRTVAEAGVEAFES from the coding sequence ATGGATGATGCTCTCTTAGCGAGCATTGATATCGCACAGAATAAGGCGTATTCGGCTGTGAGTCTGAAAATGCCAACCCACGAATTAGCAAATGCCAGTCAGCCGAACGAGTCTCTATTCGGGATTCATTCGACGAATGACGACCGTATCGTAATCTTTGGAGGTGGGTATCCCCTTCGTGTTGATGGCGATGTCGTCGGCGCTGTCGGAGTCAGTGGCGGTGCGGTTGAAGAAGACCGAACCGTTGCTGAAGCCGGTGTCGAAGCCTTCGAATCGTAG
- a CDS encoding winged helix-turn-helix domain-containing protein, whose translation MTDSSLIDSLLRSNVRTSILIAIANDCTSTQSLLDSDLASESGVYNTLTRLREQGLIHSPQADHWSLTGLGQVAAKLIDNCQQTESVLAIDSDFWRTHGVTAIPPRFRLRLSELAGGQVVTATETRPANAISEIERRLVNSNTISAITPVYDEQLANAGTTGEIERLIFDEAVFDDVIQKTISSQLEAKETIRVANVSVTVTITDDCLLLSLPTLDGTYDAQTVFIAETEEARCWGNDLLDFYWGSAQPLERYLSGQN comes from the coding sequence ATGACTGACTCGTCATTGATCGATTCTTTACTCCGATCTAATGTACGAACGTCTATTCTCATTGCGATCGCTAACGACTGTACTTCGACTCAATCGCTGCTTGACTCCGATCTCGCCAGCGAGTCGGGTGTGTACAACACACTAACTCGCCTCCGGGAACAAGGGTTGATACATAGCCCGCAAGCGGACCACTGGTCGTTAACTGGACTGGGGCAAGTCGCCGCCAAACTCATCGACAACTGCCAACAAACAGAGTCTGTACTCGCGATTGATTCTGACTTCTGGCGGACCCACGGTGTAACAGCAATACCGCCACGTTTCCGACTTCGTCTTTCAGAGCTTGCTGGTGGACAAGTAGTGACGGCTACTGAGACGCGACCAGCGAATGCTATCTCTGAAATCGAACGACGATTGGTAAATTCGAACACAATCAGCGCCATTACACCGGTGTACGACGAGCAGTTGGCCAATGCAGGCACCACTGGTGAAATTGAGCGACTCATTTTTGACGAAGCCGTTTTCGACGACGTTATCCAGAAAACCATCTCGTCACAACTTGAGGCCAAGGAGACAATACGCGTGGCAAACGTTTCAGTTACGGTTACCATTACTGACGACTGTCTTCTCCTTTCGCTACCGACGTTGGACGGGACTTACGACGCCCAGACAGTATTTATCGCCGAGACGGAGGAGGCTCGGTGTTGGGGTAACGACCTCCTCGATTTCTACTGGGGTTCTGCACAGCCGTTGGAACGGTACTTATCAGGTCAAAACTGA
- a CDS encoding carbonic anhydrase, which yields MPDGYFSDVQTSQAPSVTSVCCSDSRVSQEGMFLGALEAGFLFKPSNIGNKVISLVDGERVVDGDFLYGLEKADSENGAVVGHTDCGAITAAYEIARGTQVDESPGISQELEVLVDIVSDGLESDRVDTETSDLEVINQLVEYNVHQQIQFLVDSDAVSDERNLYGFVYDFQGAYGGTRGRTYLVNIDGETNQCQLKHRVPNQYESFVRSLLQ from the coding sequence TTGCCAGATGGCTATTTCAGCGATGTCCAAACCAGCCAAGCACCTTCTGTGACCTCTGTTTGTTGCTCTGATTCGCGAGTATCCCAAGAGGGCATGTTTCTTGGAGCTCTTGAGGCAGGATTCTTGTTTAAGCCGAGCAATATCGGCAATAAAGTGATCAGTCTCGTGGACGGTGAACGAGTCGTCGACGGTGATTTTCTCTACGGTCTCGAAAAAGCGGATTCCGAAAACGGAGCGGTTGTCGGCCACACTGACTGTGGTGCGATTACTGCTGCCTATGAGATAGCACGTGGAACACAGGTCGATGAATCACCGGGTATCAGCCAAGAACTAGAAGTACTTGTGGATATCGTCAGTGATGGTCTTGAATCCGACCGTGTCGACACTGAGACTTCAGATCTTGAGGTCATCAATCAACTCGTCGAATACAATGTCCATCAGCAGATTCAATTTCTCGTCGACAGCGACGCAGTGTCCGACGAGCGAAACCTCTACGGATTCGTCTATGACTTCCAGGGAGCGTATGGAGGTACACGAGGACGAACGTATTTGGTCAATATCGATGGTGAAACCAACCAGTGCCAACTCAAGCACCGAGTTCCGAATCAATATGAATCGTTTGTTCGGAGTCTCCTTCAGTAA
- a CDS encoding dicarboxylate/amino acid:cation symporter, whose protein sequence is MIDDSPWNRYRSVPLVYRIAVGFVLGGIFGFIVGKPAAALEPLGTLFLRLLKMLVVPLIVFTLLSGVKQLTPTKLGRIGGSVVGLYLATTAIAGFLGLVVANILNPGTGVQFTGGKAQSASPPSLGEVFLNIVPTNPVAAFGNGDVLSIVFFTLVFGLGLAIARDSTESEHVRDGIKTFFEIVDGIVEGLFTVVWGVMEYGVVGVFALLATSMATHGLGAIESLAMLVAAVALGTLLQISITYLGLITMLGLGQHPIKFLRGAKDAMVTAFSIRSSTGTLPVTMQNAEDDLKIDESLYGFSLPLGATINMDGAAIRQAITAVFAANLFGVHLGLGDQVTLLVTVVLVSIGTAGVPGAGLIMLTVVLQSVSLPLTVVGFVAGVDPILGRIATMNNVTGDLAVATLAAKWNNAIDFSTGVWTDDETAGETGLAISD, encoded by the coding sequence GTGATAGATGATTCTCCTTGGAATCGATATCGGTCGGTTCCGCTTGTTTATCGTATCGCTGTCGGATTCGTACTTGGTGGCATATTTGGTTTCATTGTAGGGAAGCCCGCCGCTGCACTTGAACCGTTAGGGACGCTATTCCTTCGACTCCTGAAAATGTTGGTCGTTCCTCTTATTGTTTTCACACTTCTCAGTGGTGTTAAACAACTAACGCCTACAAAACTCGGTCGGATTGGTGGGAGTGTCGTCGGTCTGTATCTTGCAACGACCGCCATCGCTGGTTTTCTCGGCCTTGTCGTTGCAAACATATTGAATCCGGGAACAGGTGTCCAATTCACTGGTGGGAAAGCTCAATCCGCATCGCCACCATCACTTGGGGAGGTTTTTCTGAATATCGTTCCCACGAATCCTGTCGCAGCATTTGGAAACGGGGATGTTCTTTCTATCGTCTTCTTCACACTTGTGTTCGGTCTCGGTCTCGCCATCGCCCGCGACTCTACTGAGTCTGAGCATGTCCGTGATGGAATCAAGACGTTCTTTGAGATCGTTGATGGTATCGTTGAGGGTCTCTTTACTGTCGTTTGGGGAGTTATGGAGTACGGTGTTGTCGGCGTATTTGCGCTCTTAGCGACCTCAATGGCAACACACGGTCTCGGCGCCATCGAGAGTCTTGCAATGCTGGTTGCTGCGGTTGCCCTTGGAACTCTTCTTCAGATTTCGATTACCTATCTCGGTCTCATTACGATGCTCGGTCTCGGGCAACATCCGATCAAGTTTCTCCGGGGTGCAAAAGATGCGATGGTAACTGCATTCAGTATCCGGTCCTCAACTGGTACGCTTCCTGTAACTATGCAGAACGCGGAAGACGACCTCAAGATCGATGAATCGTTGTATGGGTTCTCACTTCCGCTTGGCGCAACTATCAATATGGATGGTGCGGCGATTCGACAGGCGATTACCGCTGTCTTCGCTGCGAACCTCTTTGGGGTCCACCTCGGCCTCGGTGATCAGGTCACTCTCCTTGTTACCGTCGTTCTCGTTTCAATTGGGACTGCAGGTGTACCTGGAGCGGGCCTGATTATGCTGACTGTCGTCCTCCAATCCGTTAGTCTTCCACTAACTGTCGTCGGATTTGTCGCTGGTGTCGACCCAATCTTGGGACGAATAGCCACGATGAATAACGTCACTGGCGATCTCGCTGTGGCCACCCTTGCAGCAAAATGGAACAATGCTATTGACTTTTCCACAGGGGTCTGGACCGACGACGAGACTGCTGGAGAAACTGGATTAGCTATCTCTGATTGA
- a CDS encoding zinc-binding dehydrogenase gives MTSEMTAYTIEEYGNPDVFTETTVEIPDPEPDEIRIETVASSVNPVDYKIRRGDLPDFSPDFPAILHCDVAGIVDSVGANVERFEEGDEVYGMPGGAGQQGTLADYVTGHVDTFAHAPETLPLEEAASLPVVALTAWEMLVDKTTVDIDDEVLVYGASGGVGHIGVQLARWFGANVTATGSSEEKRALATEIGADVTVDYTTTDVEAYVNDHASEDGFDIVFDPIGDDHLQTAFQAVRPFGTVVTTESSSTQDLSAMHANSLELGVVLVILPVLLGKHQSRIGEELETIAALVDDGAIEPHIDERFTFEEVAAAHRLGEMGDFTGKLLLVNE, from the coding sequence ATGACTTCGGAGATGACTGCCTATACAATAGAAGAATATGGCAATCCAGATGTCTTTACGGAGACAACAGTCGAGATACCCGATCCAGAACCAGACGAAATTCGCATCGAAACTGTCGCATCGAGTGTCAACCCGGTAGATTACAAGATTCGTCGCGGGGATCTTCCCGATTTTAGCCCTGATTTCCCAGCGATTCTTCATTGTGACGTTGCGGGGATTGTAGATTCCGTTGGCGCAAACGTAGAGCGATTCGAAGAGGGTGACGAGGTGTATGGGATGCCTGGTGGGGCCGGCCAGCAAGGAACCCTCGCTGACTACGTTACTGGCCACGTGGACACATTTGCTCACGCGCCAGAGACGCTACCACTCGAGGAGGCAGCTTCCCTGCCAGTCGTCGCACTCACGGCGTGGGAGATGCTCGTAGACAAGACAACCGTCGACATCGACGACGAAGTGCTCGTCTATGGAGCGAGCGGTGGTGTCGGTCATATCGGTGTTCAGCTTGCACGCTGGTTCGGAGCAAACGTCACCGCGACTGGATCCTCGGAGGAAAAACGTGCTCTCGCGACTGAAATCGGGGCTGACGTGACAGTTGACTACACGACGACCGATGTCGAGGCATATGTGAACGACCATGCTAGCGAGGACGGATTTGACATCGTATTCGATCCTATCGGTGACGACCATCTCCAAACAGCATTCCAAGCGGTTCGTCCGTTCGGAACCGTTGTAACCACCGAATCGAGTTCAACACAGGATCTCTCGGCGATGCATGCAAATTCGCTCGAACTAGGGGTCGTATTAGTTATTCTCCCGGTATTGCTGGGCAAACATCAGAGCCGCATCGGTGAAGAACTCGAGACTATCGCGGCTCTCGTCGATGACGGTGCCATCGAACCACATATTGATGAACGATTCACTTTCGAAGAAGTAGCGGCCGCACACCGTTTAGGAGAGATGGGAGATTTCACTGGAAAACTACTGCTCGTTAACGAGTGA
- a CDS encoding alpha/beta fold hydrolase encodes MAGSDEKLVEVDLELSDGRTLHTYDTGVDDADDQLTVFWHHGTPNIGKPPEPLFQSTNLPDIRWVSYDRPGYGGSTPYPGRDVASAAACVASISDALDIDQFAVMGHSGGGSHALACGALLPKRVLCVVSVAGLAPFNAEGLDWFGGMTPSGAASLRAAIEGRAAKEKYEASAEYDPEMFTQADHAALSDTWSWLNSVVGPAMKDGPDGLIDDDLAYVSSWGFDPSQVDVPVLLLHGEQDRVVPSSHSEWLAHRCSSADLRLRPDDGHISVLNSSSMAMDWIRKHVDQS; translated from the coding sequence ATGGCTGGATCAGATGAGAAGTTGGTTGAAGTTGATCTGGAGCTGAGCGATGGGCGAACACTTCATACGTATGATACAGGCGTGGATGATGCAGACGACCAGCTCACCGTTTTCTGGCACCATGGCACGCCGAACATCGGCAAGCCTCCCGAACCTCTTTTCCAGTCTACAAACCTGCCTGACATCCGTTGGGTATCGTATGATCGGCCCGGATATGGTGGTTCAACCCCCTATCCAGGCCGGGACGTGGCATCAGCGGCCGCCTGCGTCGCCAGCATCTCCGATGCGTTGGACATCGATCAGTTCGCGGTCATGGGTCATTCCGGTGGGGGTTCGCATGCGCTGGCATGCGGGGCACTACTACCAAAACGCGTCCTGTGCGTGGTCAGTGTGGCCGGACTGGCTCCGTTCAATGCCGAGGGTCTTGACTGGTTCGGAGGAATGACGCCGTCAGGTGCGGCGTCACTACGTGCCGCTATTGAGGGGCGTGCGGCAAAGGAGAAGTACGAGGCCTCAGCCGAGTACGACCCGGAGATGTTCACCCAGGCTGACCATGCCGCACTCTCGGACACGTGGTCCTGGCTGAACAGTGTCGTCGGTCCAGCCATGAAGGACGGACCGGACGGACTAATCGACGACGACCTTGCCTACGTCTCCTCATGGGGATTCGATCCTTCACAGGTTGACGTACCGGTACTCCTCTTGCACGGTGAGCAGGATCGGGTGGTGCCCAGCTCGCACAGTGAGTGGCTGGCGCACCGCTGTTCCTCGGCGGATCTGCGACTGCGCCCGGACGACGGACACATCTCGGTCCTCAACTCCAGCTCGATGGCCATGGATTGGATCCGGAAGCACGTTGACCAAAGCTAA